A DNA window from Desulfatibacillum aliphaticivorans DSM 15576 contains the following coding sequences:
- a CDS encoding DUF2617 family protein, which produces MQTDQSPYVDMSASDLRLTLLADPVDAACFHVLEAERLEANGLELEARIIGASHWITFRTPQNCVHELFSCHEAVNGKVLSQYGPLKAPFGPVESLVMDEMEYSFHYRIASLKALDPEAREIREAALQAADRDRQTGLIYDFPAQDGLPAPQTIVWACLDPGLLKLATIHSYPNEEALVITHTRIITKLDGRAPQS; this is translated from the coding sequence ATGCAAACGGACCAATCCCCATACGTCGATATGTCCGCCTCGGATTTGCGGCTGACACTGTTGGCCGATCCCGTGGACGCCGCCTGTTTTCACGTGCTGGAGGCCGAAAGGCTTGAAGCCAATGGCCTGGAGCTGGAGGCGCGGATCATCGGCGCCAGCCACTGGATTACTTTTCGTACGCCCCAAAATTGCGTGCACGAGTTGTTTTCGTGCCATGAGGCCGTAAACGGAAAGGTTTTAAGCCAATACGGCCCCTTAAAAGCGCCGTTCGGCCCTGTGGAATCGCTTGTGATGGATGAAATGGAGTATTCCTTTCATTACAGGATCGCAAGTCTTAAGGCTTTGGACCCGGAAGCCCGGGAAATCCGGGAAGCCGCGCTCCAGGCTGCAGACAGGGACCGGCAAACGGGCCTGATTTATGATTTTCCGGCGCAAGACGGACTTCCCGCCCCCCAGACCATTGTCTGGGCCTGCCTGGACCCCGGATTGCTGAAACTGGCCACCATCCATTCCTATCCCAACGAAGAAGCCCTGGTTATTACGCACACCAGGATCATTACCAAGTTAGACGGGAGGGCGCCCCAATCATGA
- a CDS encoding DUF4178 domain-containing protein has protein sequence MDNAVRRRLDSQFAAARSLNPEKVVPINDRYKYTIEDVSLGDFIRLNSKTYVVKEIGVYRETDEDFKKKTGDLWTELKLFCIEDGESIHIEWEKDDEVEAFVTEKTLDFTRIKDDRGDGLDEDDLDDLAEEEDTIFLDKTPFEYDDDYAALYEREGKSPEKVYFYDFASRDKKMITIEEWGSGGGREEYQLFLSRQINPDSIELVAKS, from the coding sequence ATGGACAACGCCGTCAGAAGAAGGCTGGACTCCCAATTTGCGGCAGCCCGGTCTCTTAATCCCGAAAAGGTCGTCCCCATCAACGATCGGTACAAATACACCATCGAAGACGTGAGCCTGGGCGATTTCATCCGCCTGAATTCCAAGACCTACGTGGTCAAGGAGATTGGCGTATACCGGGAAACCGACGAGGATTTTAAAAAGAAAACAGGCGACCTGTGGACCGAACTCAAGCTCTTTTGCATTGAGGACGGGGAATCCATCCATATTGAATGGGAAAAGGACGACGAGGTGGAAGCCTTTGTCACGGAAAAGACCCTGGATTTCACCCGGATCAAGGATGATCGCGGCGACGGCCTGGACGAAGACGACCTGGACGATCTGGCCGAAGAGGAAGATACCATCTTTTTGGACAAAACTCCCTTTGAGTATGACGACGATTACGCCGCCTTATACGAACGGGAAGGCAAATCCCCGGAAAAAGTGTATTTTTACGACTTCGCGTCCCGGGATAAAAAAATGATCACCATCGAGGAATGGGGCTCGGGCGGCGGCAGGGAGGAGTACCAGTTATTCCTTAGCCGGCAGATCAACCCGGATTCCATAGAGCTGGTAGCCAAATCCTGA
- the dsr2 gene encoding anti-phage defense-associated sirtuin Dsr2 codes for MDESKFESIPENIKPYLNEIADRLQSEQAAVMVGAGFSKNATPNSPACSGFPDWNELGDTFYLKARGKKVDYEQRYLNAMRLAGEVQATLGRPALNELLKKSIPDEEYEPSNLHKMLLELRWTDIFTTNYDTLLERARALVPLKKYDLVVNKEDLINANKPRIIKLHGSFPSERPFVITEEDYRRYPTDYAPFVNTVQQSLLENTLCLIGFSGDDPNFLQWIGWIRDNLGPKNTPKIYLVGVLNLSEAQKRLLCERDIVAVDLSQCPEVHGDYQKGLKFFLNFLSRRQTEDDPLEWPRDPKFMFADSKKNKVEQLNEVLPVWQTQRLYYPGWVIVPEDNRKSLWIYTNSWIKLIPKNDELPGFMDLEYAYELNWRMEKCLCPLNDSQAEFFQNILNKYMERYLLNNSKVTLPIPSSSDADCFSERVLNKSEIEDRWFSLSISVMRFYREEGLINEWSDTERTMQRLAGRLSPEQIACLGYECCLFALSILDIPELKKRLSDWPINESLPFFEVKRAALLIEIGETSNAKEIIESSLKRTRSLLNQKPISDDYSLASQESIVMLIYDQLKSALDFSYDNEPPTADEEELARELFLLYRNDQQKAQGNEDISKSILVNPKYDFDHITPESEWESLKADSVCSPKSYYDHWIRKAKHEIRKREKREARKRRNDLKKYRCDPKYELKIFDIGLQERPIEKPAQYSKKYFDIGVSVPMIRFRGESPEILDAYAFLRFCEDTGIPFKIRNMSVATTSAAEALHRVSKYSPYWGQSIMMRLGDDKAIERLFSRDVLHDMRVSVINSYIDRYLESFKNNMDEFQKGTPLALLLPRMVPEILSRLCCKCSTESKHRIFDFLLRVYQSNHKNKYSGVRSLLDRLLSSFSIRERYSLIPKLLDFPIPTNIDSYQERDFLHPFLFLHVEKGVNIVNKAIPVSKERITSLIDGVSSLDTSERKWAICSLKGLYDLHLLEPEQENYFSKALWERVDDTGFPVDTGLFKFVHLILPYPKNTDVVSLFKEYVQGASFSVQGSAGGSITIVGWNCPLCSELLGAKGHIQWTEEEILSIFYRLVEWWDADKDYLKTDDKPTLFGSKASEFTYRFKKLMDVLVAVISPNISSDISKEISTELSRVIKEMGEYDLSTLRLESAFAHVLNQPLEELFAKIYGALVSSNQEVVIDGLKAVLAIFENLELNGIEESDLFDLLRLLGQMVLWRKNTALFSALTAVRGIVADSPGFFSGAFEIDVLTGLENIASDPIDDYLDFADWLAIRREAASLAYCLYSNYIKQENEVPPQIIQWQEICRSEDEFAEIQNQWLE; via the coding sequence ATGGACGAATCCAAATTTGAATCTATTCCAGAGAATATTAAACCTTATTTAAATGAAATTGCTGACCGCCTACAGTCCGAACAAGCCGCTGTTATGGTCGGTGCAGGGTTTAGTAAAAACGCCACGCCAAACAGCCCTGCATGCTCAGGATTTCCAGATTGGAACGAGTTAGGAGATACCTTCTATTTAAAGGCTCGCGGTAAGAAGGTGGACTATGAACAACGATACCTCAATGCCATGCGTTTGGCGGGAGAGGTGCAGGCGACATTAGGAAGACCCGCCCTAAATGAATTATTAAAAAAATCCATTCCGGATGAAGAATATGAGCCTTCCAACCTTCATAAGATGTTGCTAGAACTACGATGGACAGATATTTTTACCACTAATTACGATACATTACTTGAAAGGGCTCGTGCTCTGGTCCCTCTGAAAAAGTATGATTTAGTGGTCAACAAAGAAGACTTAATTAATGCAAATAAACCACGAATAATCAAATTACATGGCAGCTTTCCTTCTGAAAGACCGTTTGTCATTACAGAGGAAGATTACAGACGATATCCTACAGACTATGCTCCATTTGTAAACACAGTCCAGCAATCGCTATTGGAAAACACCCTTTGTCTTATCGGGTTCTCCGGGGATGATCCGAATTTTCTGCAATGGATAGGCTGGATCCGGGACAATCTTGGTCCCAAAAATACACCCAAGATTTATTTGGTAGGGGTTCTTAATTTATCAGAAGCACAAAAAAGGCTTCTCTGTGAACGCGATATTGTGGCCGTTGATTTATCTCAATGCCCTGAAGTTCATGGTGATTATCAAAAAGGACTGAAGTTTTTTTTAAATTTTCTCAGCCGTAGGCAAACGGAAGATGACCCTCTGGAATGGCCAAGGGACCCCAAGTTTATGTTTGCCGATTCTAAGAAAAATAAGGTTGAACAATTGAATGAAGTCTTGCCCGTATGGCAAACTCAACGTCTGTATTATCCAGGTTGGGTAATAGTCCCAGAAGATAATCGAAAATCCCTTTGGATTTATACTAATAGCTGGATTAAATTGATTCCCAAGAATGATGAACTCCCTGGCTTTATGGATTTGGAATATGCTTACGAGTTAAATTGGAGAATGGAAAAATGTCTTTGCCCCCTAAATGACTCACAAGCTGAATTTTTTCAAAATATTTTGAATAAATATATGGAACGATATTTATTGAATAACTCTAAAGTCACATTGCCAATACCGTCATCTTCAGATGCTGATTGTTTTTCAGAACGAGTATTGAACAAAAGTGAAATTGAAGATAGGTGGTTCAGTCTTTCCATATCTGTTATGCGCTTTTATCGTGAAGAGGGTTTAATAAACGAATGGAGTGATACCGAGAGGACCATGCAAAGATTAGCAGGGCGATTATCTCCAGAGCAAATTGCTTGCTTGGGTTATGAATGCTGTCTTTTTGCCTTATCTATATTGGACATTCCTGAATTAAAAAAAAGGTTGAGTGACTGGCCCATCAATGAGTCTTTGCCATTCTTTGAAGTTAAAAGAGCGGCTTTATTGATCGAAATTGGGGAAACAAGTAATGCTAAAGAGATTATTGAATCATCTTTAAAAAGAACTAGAAGTCTGCTTAATCAAAAACCAATATCAGATGACTATTCTTTGGCTTCTCAAGAATCCATTGTTATGCTTATCTATGACCAACTTAAATCGGCGCTTGATTTTAGTTATGATAATGAACCACCAACTGCTGATGAGGAGGAATTGGCAAGAGAACTATTTCTATTGTATCGAAATGATCAACAGAAAGCACAAGGAAACGAAGATATTTCAAAATCAATTCTTGTAAACCCAAAATATGATTTTGACCACATTACCCCTGAGAGTGAATGGGAATCTTTGAAAGCAGATTCAGTATGTTCCCCCAAATCGTATTACGATCATTGGATTCGTAAAGCAAAACATGAAATCAGAAAGCGAGAAAAGAGAGAAGCAAGAAAGCGTCGGAATGACCTAAAAAAATACCGTTGTGATCCTAAATATGAATTAAAAATATTTGATATTGGCTTGCAGGAAAGACCTATAGAAAAGCCTGCTCAATATTCAAAAAAATATTTTGATATTGGAGTCAGTGTTCCTATGATTCGTTTTAGGGGGGAGTCTCCTGAAATATTGGATGCATATGCTTTTCTAAGATTTTGTGAAGATACAGGTATTCCATTTAAAATTAGGAATATGTCCGTTGCAACGACAAGTGCAGCAGAAGCATTGCATCGTGTCTCCAAATACTCACCCTATTGGGGACAGTCTATCATGATGCGCCTTGGTGATGACAAGGCCATAGAAAGGCTTTTTAGCAGGGATGTCCTCCATGATATGCGCGTATCTGTAATTAATAGTTATATAGATAGATACTTAGAGTCTTTTAAAAATAATATGGATGAATTTCAGAAAGGAACTCCTCTTGCGTTACTTCTCCCGCGAATGGTGCCGGAAATACTATCTCGTTTATGTTGTAAATGCTCTACTGAGTCAAAGCACAGAATTTTTGATTTCTTGTTGCGTGTTTATCAGTCCAATCATAAAAACAAGTATTCTGGGGTAAGGAGTCTTTTGGATAGGCTCTTGAGTTCATTTTCGATTCGAGAAAGATATAGCTTAATTCCAAAATTACTGGATTTCCCCATACCAACAAATATTGATTCTTATCAGGAGCGTGATTTTCTTCATCCTTTCCTTTTTCTTCACGTCGAGAAGGGTGTGAATATTGTCAACAAGGCAATTCCGGTTTCAAAAGAGCGTATCACATCTTTAATTGATGGAGTTTCGTCTTTGGACACAAGTGAAAGGAAATGGGCAATCTGTTCTTTGAAGGGATTGTATGACTTGCATTTGCTTGAGCCTGAGCAAGAGAATTATTTTTCTAAGGCTTTATGGGAAAGGGTTGATGACACCGGCTTTCCAGTAGATACGGGCCTTTTTAAATTTGTTCATTTGATACTTCCTTACCCTAAAAATACTGATGTCGTATCTCTTTTTAAAGAGTATGTCCAAGGAGCTTCATTTTCGGTTCAAGGATCTGCGGGGGGCAGTATTACTATTGTCGGTTGGAATTGTCCACTGTGTTCAGAACTCCTTGGGGCTAAAGGACATATCCAATGGACAGAAGAAGAAATATTATCCATTTTTTATCGTCTTGTGGAGTGGTGGGATGCTGACAAAGATTATCTCAAGACAGATGACAAACCTACTCTTTTTGGGTCAAAAGCCAGTGAATTTACATATCGTTTTAAAAAGTTGATGGATGTTCTTGTAGCTGTTATCTCGCCCAATATATCTTCTGACATTAGTAAAGAAATTTCAACTGAACTTTCACGGGTAATCAAGGAAATGGGCGAGTACGATTTGTCAACCCTGCGGTTGGAAAGCGCTTTTGCACATGTCCTCAATCAACCATTGGAAGAGTTATTCGCAAAAATATATGGCGCATTAGTTTCTTCCAATCAGGAAGTCGTCATAGACGGATTGAAAGCAGTTCTTGCCATTTTTGAAAACTTAGAATTGAATGGAATTGAAGAATCTGATCTATTCGATCTATTACGGTTATTGGGTCAAATGGTCCTATGGCGAAAAAATACGGCGCTATTTTCCGCCTTGACAGCAGTGCGAGGCATTGTGGCTGACAGCCCTGGCTTTTTTTCCGGCGCGTTTGAAATAGACGTGCTGACAGGGTTGGAAAACATTGCCTCAGATCCTATTGATGACTACCTGGACTTTGCAGACTGGCTGGCTATTCGCAGAGAGGCTGCTAGTTTGGCCTATTGCCTTTACTCCAATTACATTAAGCAGGAAAACGAAGTTCCTCCTCAGATTATCCAGTGGCAAGAAATTTGTCGTTCCGAAGACGAGTTTGCCGAAATTCAAAATCAGTGGCTGGAATAA
- the smc gene encoding chromosome segregation protein SMC yields MKLKQLELCGFKSFPDKTTIPFPGGVSAVVGPNGCGKSNIVDAIQWVTGEQRARQLRGKSMEDVIFSGSKSRPPVNMAEVSITFANDNGSCPEEYRDFSEIMVTRRLYRSGERGYFINKQPCRLKDIQNLLMGSGIGAGTYAVIQQGNLGAITEAGPDERRIFIEEAAGITRYKARKKEAQSKIKSTRTNLLRVMDIITEVERNMASLSRQAKKAERYKEYKKRIEKIDIALAALEFDRYTQRISETHRLLQELKDQEISHVTQLSKLDAAMEEIRQERASMAEDVNKKEIRCFELQRQVDRMEKDLQYAKTESSRLAQEAGELESQLAGLREKQERIVQDRSQCREDMEKAARDLEQTKALLTDDEQAVTSVRQNLARYKAALEEEKSRLTQLLGNEAKYSNIYQNAANTKQDIARRLRQLSEEVVRAGQREQETKRALADAEENLEGILEEAESVKGELVYIEQALEEKRAELGDQLRKVQTLDMERSKSKSQLSALKRMEGNMEWFQKGVREVVAWDQEANKEDSRILGVLADVVKPEPGYEEAVEAALGEALQFVIVKDKQTALDAMEHLAEAKKGRAGFMPVSWVDAGFTPGSLNHASSLLQHVEAADGCGHLIKSLLSDVLVAEDAKAAVELKNGYNDLTVVTKDGVVLVSPRGIVGGGQEHSGPGILAQRQQLTQLEETIASLEEELETAKESQETLEKETRGLETDLQRMVEGLRDLGREEMEAQKEVSRLKEDTKLAARHHQIVISEQDQLMGEEDDAEEELSKYKGLVDEAVNEVQQAEEAVKQAAIQVEQAEAELDGFSEKTTDLRVEISALSARLDNQKETYVRLAEFEEENQKRLEYTEREALRRRSSSGQSSDKIEELESRLTDAYTELTQAKEALEKVEISRQQIENSLKESDAMQARIKNERESHREKVRDLELSQSQRKVRQEAVASRILEKLGRPLTQARNDEGLPDVSDPKLADEAAMEMDDLRQKIGRMGDVHLGAINEYEALQERYEFLTQQRDDLMHAIESLEKVIRKINRFTQKKFMETFQKVNEKLALVFPRLFHGGSAEIKLSEPDKPLETGVEFEIRPQGKKITRMSLLSGGEKALSAIAFVFAIFLIKPASFCLMDEIDAPLDDANVSRFNELLKLIGEKSQIVMVTHNKKSMEFADILYGITMENKGVSKVVSVNLEKAQEAA; encoded by the coding sequence ATGAAACTCAAGCAGCTTGAACTTTGCGGTTTCAAGTCCTTTCCTGACAAGACGACCATTCCCTTTCCGGGAGGAGTGTCGGCGGTTGTGGGGCCGAACGGCTGCGGCAAGAGTAATATCGTGGACGCCATCCAGTGGGTCACCGGGGAGCAGCGAGCCAGGCAGCTTCGCGGGAAATCCATGGAGGATGTCATTTTTTCGGGTTCCAAAAGCCGCCCGCCGGTCAACATGGCCGAGGTTTCCATAACCTTCGCCAACGATAATGGCAGTTGCCCGGAGGAGTATCGCGACTTTTCCGAAATCATGGTGACCCGCCGTTTGTACAGGTCGGGCGAACGCGGGTATTTCATCAACAAGCAGCCCTGCCGCCTTAAGGACATCCAGAATCTGCTCATGGGCAGCGGGATCGGCGCCGGCACTTACGCGGTGATCCAGCAGGGCAACCTGGGCGCCATCACTGAGGCTGGCCCGGACGAACGGCGGATTTTTATTGAGGAAGCGGCGGGCATCACCCGATATAAGGCCCGAAAAAAGGAAGCTCAGTCCAAAATCAAGAGCACCCGCACCAACCTGTTGCGCGTCATGGACATCATTACGGAAGTGGAGCGCAACATGGCCTCCCTGAGCCGTCAGGCCAAAAAGGCGGAACGGTACAAGGAATACAAAAAGCGCATTGAAAAAATAGACATTGCCCTGGCTGCGTTGGAATTCGACCGGTACACCCAGAGAATTTCCGAAACTCACCGGCTGCTCCAGGAGTTGAAGGACCAGGAAATATCCCACGTCACCCAGTTGAGCAAGCTGGACGCGGCCATGGAGGAGATCCGCCAGGAACGCGCCTCCATGGCGGAGGACGTGAATAAAAAGGAAATCCGGTGCTTTGAGCTCCAGCGCCAGGTGGACCGGATGGAGAAGGATCTCCAATACGCCAAGACCGAGTCCTCCCGTTTGGCTCAGGAGGCCGGAGAACTGGAATCCCAGTTGGCCGGGCTTCGCGAAAAGCAGGAGCGCATCGTCCAGGACAGGAGCCAGTGCCGCGAAGACATGGAAAAAGCGGCCCGGGACCTGGAGCAGACCAAGGCCCTTTTGACGGACGACGAACAGGCTGTCACGAGCGTCAGGCAAAATCTGGCCCGGTACAAGGCGGCGTTGGAAGAGGAAAAATCCCGCCTGACCCAGCTTTTGGGAAACGAAGCCAAATACAGCAACATCTACCAGAACGCGGCCAACACCAAGCAGGATATCGCCCGCAGGCTCCGCCAGCTTTCCGAAGAAGTGGTCCGGGCCGGCCAGCGTGAGCAGGAAACCAAGCGGGCTTTGGCCGACGCGGAAGAAAACCTGGAAGGCATCCTGGAGGAAGCCGAATCCGTCAAGGGCGAGTTGGTCTACATTGAACAGGCCCTGGAGGAAAAGCGTGCGGAGCTGGGCGACCAGTTGAGAAAAGTCCAGACCCTGGACATGGAGCGCAGCAAGTCCAAGTCCCAGTTGAGCGCCCTTAAAAGGATGGAAGGCAACATGGAGTGGTTCCAAAAAGGCGTGCGCGAGGTGGTCGCCTGGGATCAGGAAGCCAACAAGGAGGATTCCCGGATTCTGGGCGTGCTGGCCGACGTGGTCAAGCCGGAGCCAGGCTACGAAGAAGCCGTGGAAGCGGCTTTGGGCGAGGCTCTGCAATTCGTCATCGTCAAGGACAAGCAAACCGCCCTGGACGCCATGGAGCACCTGGCCGAGGCCAAAAAAGGCCGGGCCGGCTTCATGCCCGTCTCTTGGGTGGATGCGGGCTTCACCCCCGGCTCCTTGAATCATGCATCTTCCCTGCTTCAGCATGTGGAGGCCGCCGACGGATGCGGGCATCTGATCAAATCGCTGCTTTCCGACGTGCTGGTGGCCGAGGACGCCAAGGCGGCCGTGGAATTGAAAAACGGCTACAATGATCTGACCGTGGTCACCAAGGACGGCGTGGTGCTGGTTTCTCCCCGGGGAATCGTCGGGGGGGGGCAGGAACACTCCGGTCCCGGCATCCTGGCCCAAAGGCAGCAGTTGACCCAGCTGGAAGAGACCATCGCTTCTTTGGAAGAGGAATTGGAGACGGCCAAGGAAAGCCAGGAAACCCTGGAAAAGGAAACCCGGGGCCTGGAAACCGATCTCCAGAGGATGGTGGAAGGCCTGCGGGATCTGGGCCGGGAGGAAATGGAAGCCCAAAAGGAAGTCTCGCGCCTTAAAGAAGACACAAAGCTGGCGGCCCGGCATCATCAGATCGTCATTTCGGAGCAGGACCAGCTCATGGGCGAAGAAGACGACGCGGAAGAAGAGTTGTCCAAATATAAAGGCTTGGTGGACGAGGCTGTAAACGAGGTCCAGCAGGCTGAAGAAGCGGTTAAGCAGGCGGCCATCCAGGTGGAGCAGGCCGAGGCCGAGTTGGACGGCTTTTCGGAAAAAACCACGGATCTTCGCGTGGAAATAAGCGCCCTGTCCGCCCGCCTGGACAACCAAAAGGAAACTTACGTCCGGTTGGCCGAGTTTGAAGAGGAAAACCAAAAGCGCCTGGAATATACGGAGCGCGAAGCCCTTAGGCGGCGTTCGTCCTCGGGCCAGTCTTCGGATAAAATCGAAGAGCTGGAATCCCGCCTTACGGATGCTTATACGGAATTGACCCAGGCCAAGGAAGCCTTGGAGAAGGTGGAAATCTCCCGTCAGCAGATCGAGAATTCGCTGAAGGAAAGCGACGCCATGCAGGCCAGGATTAAGAACGAGCGGGAAAGCCATCGCGAAAAGGTTCGGGACCTGGAGCTTTCCCAGTCCCAGCGCAAGGTGCGTCAGGAAGCCGTGGCCTCCCGCATTCTGGAGAAGCTGGGCCGTCCTTTGACCCAGGCCAGGAACGACGAGGGCCTGCCCGACGTCAGCGATCCCAAGCTGGCGGACGAAGCGGCCATGGAAATGGACGACCTGCGCCAGAAGATCGGCCGCATGGGCGACGTGCACCTGGGCGCCATCAACGAGTACGAGGCCCTGCAGGAGCGTTACGAATTCCTGACTCAGCAGCGGGACGATCTCATGCACGCCATCGAGTCGTTGGAAAAGGTCATCCGCAAAATCAACCGCTTCACCCAGAAAAAATTCATGGAGACCTTCCAGAAGGTCAACGAGAAGCTGGCCCTGGTTTTTCCGCGTTTGTTCCACGGAGGTTCTGCGGAAATCAAGCTGTCCGAGCCGGACAAGCCCCTGGAAACCGGCGTGGAATTCGAAATTCGGCCCCAGGGCAAAAAGATCACCCGCATGAGCCTGCTTTCGGGCGGTGAAAAGGCCCTTTCGGCCATCGCCTTTGTGTTTGCCATCTTTTTGATCAAGCCCGCCTCCTTCTGCCTTATGGACGAGATTGACGCGCCTCTTGACGATGCCAACGTTTCGCGTTTTAATGAACTATTGAAGCTGATCGGGGAGAAATCCCAGATCGTAATGGTAACCCATAACAAGAAATCCATGGAATTCGCCGACATCCTATATGGAATCACCATGGAGAACAAAGGCGTCTCCAAAGTGGTGTCGGTCAACCTGGAAAAAGCTCAGGAAGCGGCATGA
- the ftsY gene encoding signal recognition particle-docking protein FtsY has translation MSWFKKKDKAEKAQEANEDKNPEQEAPEAQAEEPIAGAEEAAPAEEDAPPASPRQEAGLGARLKDKLAKTRDVLNTPIEDFFITKTELTEDSLEELEETLITADMGVNTVMDLMEPVAEKVNKKQITNSKELRAALTDAMLDLIKPVHENKELPNKKPLVIMVVGVNGVGKTTTIGKLAANFKKQGQKVMLVAADTFRAAAVEQLEIWAERAGVQIVRHRDNSDPAAVAYDGVAAAEARGMDVVIIDTAGRLHTQVNLMEELKKIRRSCHKSLPGSPHETWLVIDANTGQNAVSQAKLFHEAIGVTGMILTKVDGTAKGGIVVSICHDMDVPIRYIGLGEKAEDLREFEAREFIKALF, from the coding sequence ATGAGTTGGTTTAAAAAAAAAGACAAGGCGGAAAAAGCCCAAGAGGCGAACGAAGATAAAAATCCGGAACAGGAAGCCCCCGAAGCCCAGGCGGAGGAACCAATCGCCGGAGCTGAAGAGGCCGCTCCGGCCGAGGAGGATGCGCCCCCCGCTTCTCCCAGGCAGGAGGCTGGCTTGGGGGCCAGGTTAAAGGACAAGCTGGCCAAGACCCGGGATGTCCTCAACACTCCCATCGAAGATTTTTTCATTACAAAAACCGAGTTGACGGAAGACTCCCTGGAGGAGTTGGAAGAAACGCTGATCACGGCGGACATGGGCGTGAACACGGTCATGGATCTGATGGAGCCCGTCGCCGAAAAGGTGAACAAAAAGCAGATCACCAATTCCAAAGAGTTGCGGGCCGCCCTTACAGACGCCATGCTGGACCTGATCAAGCCGGTCCATGAAAACAAGGAGCTGCCCAACAAAAAGCCCCTGGTCATCATGGTCGTGGGCGTGAACGGCGTGGGCAAAACCACCACCATCGGCAAGCTGGCCGCCAATTTCAAAAAGCAGGGCCAAAAGGTCATGCTGGTGGCGGCCGATACATTCAGGGCGGCCGCCGTGGAGCAGTTGGAAATCTGGGCTGAACGTGCAGGCGTCCAGATAGTGCGTCACAGGGATAATTCCGATCCGGCGGCGGTGGCTTATGACGGCGTGGCAGCCGCCGAAGCCCGGGGCATGGACGTGGTGATTATCGACACGGCGGGCAGGCTCCACACCCAAGTCAACTTGATGGAAGAATTGAAGAAAATCCGCCGGAGCTGCCACAAGAGCCTGCCGGGATCGCCTCATGAAACCTGGCTGGTCATTGACGCCAATACCGGGCAGAACGCCGTAAGCCAGGCCAAGTTGTTCCACGAGGCGATCGGGGTGACGGGCATGATCCTGACCAAGGTGGACGGTACGGCCAAAGGCGGCATTGTGGTTTCCATATGCCACGACATGGACGTTCCCATTCGATATATCGGATTGGGTGAAAAAGCAGAAGATTTAAGGGAATTTGAAGCCAGGGAGTTCATCAAAGCCCTGTTTTAA
- a CDS encoding HU family DNA-binding protein has translation MTKPELIEKMAKDAKITKAQAAAALKSFTEGVKMALKKKDGKLTLVGFGTFSKVRRKARKGRNPQTGEPIKIKASNAVKFKPGKALKESI, from the coding sequence ATGACGAAGCCCGAACTGATCGAAAAGATGGCCAAAGACGCCAAAATCACGAAAGCCCAGGCGGCCGCGGCCCTCAAGTCCTTTACCGAAGGAGTCAAAATGGCTCTTAAGAAAAAGGACGGCAAACTGACTCTGGTTGGCTTTGGCACATTTTCCAAAGTGCGCAGAAAAGCCCGCAAGGGTCGTAACCCTCAAACCGGCGAACCCATCAAAATCAAAGCTTCCAATGCGGTTAAATTCAAACCCGGCAAGGCCTTGAAAGAATCCATCTAG
- a CDS encoding ABC transporter permease gives MENQAEKITVVTAESRSLASRLNPAETAKSLWNSRWLLRPLVRRQMAARYKGSHLGFFWTLLNPLALLGIYTFVFSVILQTRWPQGAGSHSEFALALFAGLIPFNFLSETLQAAPNAVFSYRTYIRKTAFPLEILPLANLGAVLVQSLCSLCILLAGTWLIRGSIPGTVLLLALIYPPIILMCTGLAWFIAALGVYLRDTAHIVNIGLLMLFFLTPIFYPVTAVPEPYRLVAWLNPWCFITESFRNAAVWGRPPGIWALLLAWIGSMIVCQAGYAFFTARKKDFPDLV, from the coding sequence GTGGAAAATCAAGCGGAAAAAATAACCGTTGTTACGGCGGAGAGTCGCAGTCTGGCGTCCCGCCTAAATCCCGCGGAGACGGCGAAAAGCCTTTGGAACTCCCGCTGGCTGCTTAGGCCCCTGGTCAGGCGTCAAATGGCGGCCCGCTATAAAGGTTCGCACCTGGGATTTTTTTGGACCCTATTGAATCCTCTGGCCTTGCTTGGCATTTACACCTTTGTGTTTTCCGTAATCCTGCAAACGCGCTGGCCCCAGGGCGCAGGGTCCCACAGCGAGTTCGCCCTGGCCCTTTTCGCGGGACTCATCCCGTTTAATTTTCTATCCGAAACCCTTCAGGCTGCGCCAAACGCCGTCTTTTCCTACCGGACCTATATCCGGAAAACGGCTTTTCCCCTGGAAATCCTGCCATTGGCCAATTTAGGCGCGGTTCTGGTCCAGTCTCTTTGCAGCCTGTGCATCCTGCTTGCGGGAACCTGGCTGATACGAGGAAGCATTCCGGGGACCGTCCTGTTGTTAGCTCTGATTTATCCGCCGATTATCCTCATGTGCACCGGCCTGGCGTGGTTCATCGCCGCTCTGGGAGTCTATTTGCGGGACACCGCCCACATTGTGAACATCGGGTTGTTGATGCTCTTTTTTCTGACCCCGATTTTCTACCCGGTCACGGCCGTTCCCGAACCATACCGTTTGGTAGCCTGGCTGAATCCATGGTGCTTTATTACGGAATCTTTTCGCAACGCCGCGGTATGGGGCCGCCCGCCCGGCATTTGGGCCCTGCTCCTGGCGTGGATAGGGTCCATGATTGTCTGCCAGGCGGGTTACGCATTTTTTACGGCTCGGAAAAAGGACTTTCCGGACTTGGTTTAA